In a single window of the Chondrocystis sp. NIES-4102 genome:
- a CDS encoding pyridine nucleotide-disulfide oxidoreductase dimerization region, producing the protein MRDSLEYDLIIIGSSWEGIYAAKVAVQLQARVALVTQCNHGNYLINEALINRSLGEFAAWNYQLVNSPLAAIAENKIPNISISQANNWTININSIIQTQNSLAGLAALGVDVIVGMGEFYRLPKLGLQVNKRKLRSRNFLLATGSVFNPQFLSEDLSNSYLTLKDWDNNKLTQLPDNIIVVGSDPIALEFAQTLTRFGKKITLVVKHSRILPQEDLEIATLIQAQLEAEGINIVTNSEVSQIKIINNQKWLQASDRALSADEIIIADYRQPNIEGLNLAGVEVKYNQQRVYVNQKLQTTNPNIYACGDLIGGYCLPSIAQYEVGLILKNTLFFPWYKTNYYPQPWAILTQPNLARVGLNERQARQKYGEIYILKQYYNQVAQAQISDQTTGLCKLIVLEDGTIIGCSLIGDRAADLITVISLMMQHQIKLDSNPMRGLTSVSIPTIYPTMTEILHHVSNDFYQQKLQRHPNLLKRLQTWFAWRK; encoded by the coding sequence ATGCGTGACAGCTTAGAATATGACTTAATAATTATTGGTAGCAGTTGGGAAGGTATCTATGCTGCAAAGGTGGCGGTGCAACTTCAAGCCCGTGTTGCTTTAGTAACTCAATGCAATCATGGTAATTATTTGATTAATGAGGCGTTAATTAATCGTAGTTTGGGTGAATTTGCTGCTTGGAATTATCAATTAGTAAATAGTCCCTTGGCTGCTATAGCTGAGAATAAAATACCTAATATTTCTATTTCGCAGGCTAATAATTGGACAATTAACATCAATTCAATTATCCAAACTCAAAATTCCTTAGCTGGTTTGGCTGCTTTGGGGGTGGATGTAATTGTGGGGATGGGAGAGTTTTATAGATTACCGAAATTAGGGTTACAGGTTAATAAAAGAAAGTTGCGATCGCGTAATTTTTTATTGGCTACTGGCTCTGTTTTTAATCCACAATTTTTATCTGAAGATCTATCTAATAGTTATTTAACTCTTAAAGATTGGGATAATAATAAATTAACCCAGTTACCTGATAATATTATTGTCGTTGGTAGTGACCCAATTGCTTTAGAATTTGCCCAAACATTAACCAGATTTGGTAAGAAAATAACCCTAGTTGTTAAACATTCTAGAATATTACCCCAAGAAGATTTAGAAATTGCTACCCTCATTCAAGCCCAATTGGAAGCAGAGGGGATAAATATTGTTACTAATTCAGAAGTTAGTCAAATAAAAATAATTAATAACCAAAAATGGTTACAAGCAAGCGATCGCGCTTTATCCGCCGATGAGATTATAATCGCTGATTATCGACAACCGAATATTGAAGGTTTAAATTTGGCTGGTGTTGAGGTTAAATACAATCAGCAACGGGTTTATGTTAATCAAAAATTGCAAACTACTAACCCTAATATATATGCTTGTGGTGATCTAATTGGGGGTTATTGTTTACCTAGCATTGCTCAATATGAAGTTGGTTTAATACTTAAAAATACTTTATTTTTCCCTTGGTATAAAACTAATTATTACCCTCAACCTTGGGCAATTTTAACCCAACCAAACTTAGCAAGAGTCGGTTTAAACGAAAGACAAGCCAGACAAAAATATGGTGAAATTTATATCCTCAAGCAATATTATAATCAAGTTGCTCAAGCTCAAATATCAGATCAAACCACAGGTTTATGTAAGTTAATTGTTTTAGAAGATGGCACAATAATTGGGTGTAGTTTAATAGGCGATCGCGCTGCGGATTTAATTACAGTTATTTCCTTAATGATGCAACATCAAATAAAATTAGATTCTAACCCCATGCGAGGCTTAACCTCTGTTTCCATTCCTACTATTTACCCCACCATGACAGAAATCTTACATCACGTTAGTAATGATTTTTATCAACAAAAGTTACAACGCCACCCCAATTTATTAAAACGTCTACAAACTTGGTTTGCTTGGCGCAAATAA
- a CDS encoding dTMP kinase — protein sequence MSKLFIVFEGIDSSGKSTQAELLKEYLIATGDKAIISSEPSNGVIGNLIRQALKRRILFSKDKDLFDEQMAYLFASDRHDHLYNDFDGVFKLIEKDYHVISTRYYFSSLAYNCESEEKLRFIQQLNARFPNPDITIYIDIPVEVALTRLQKRSSQEIYETQTKLTKVREQYQKIFTQYQGKYIHVDGTQSQEQIHQQIVEYISQL from the coding sequence ATGTCAAAACTTTTTATTGTCTTTGAAGGAATAGATAGTAGTGGTAAATCTACCCAAGCGGAATTACTAAAAGAATACCTAATTGCTACAGGAGACAAAGCCATAATTAGTTCTGAGCCTTCTAATGGTGTCATTGGTAATTTAATTCGTCAAGCTTTAAAAAGGAGAATTCTTTTTAGTAAGGATAAAGACTTATTTGATGAACAAATGGCTTATTTATTTGCCAGCGATCGCCATGATCATTTATACAATGATTTTGATGGAGTATTTAAATTAATTGAAAAGGATTACCATGTTATAAGTACGAGGTATTATTTTTCTTCCCTGGCTTATAACTGTGAGAGTGAAGAGAAACTAAGATTTATTCAACAATTAAATGCGCGCTTTCCTAATCCAGATATAACTATTTATATAGATATTCCTGTAGAAGTAGCTTTAACCAGGTTACAAAAACGCTCCTCCCAAGAAATTTACGAAACTCAGACAAAATTAACTAAAGTGCGGGAACAATATCAAAAAATATTTACTCAATATCAAGGTAAATATATCCATGTTGATGGTACACAAAGCCAAGAGCAAATTCATCAACAGATAGTTGAATATATTTCCCAACTTTGA